In Atribacteraceae bacterium, the following are encoded in one genomic region:
- a CDS encoding NAD(+)/NADH kinase has product MDRRSIKLKKIGLIVNPASGKDIRRLVAQGAVFGNREKINYLLRILRGLDGILYSPVAVVYMPDPYGLVEVARDEGRHWLKHLVFHACPMTVFGDEQDTLTFTEYAVREQGVELILVVGGDGTNRLVAKKSGTTPLFPVSAGTNNVFADTIEPTVVGMAAAYYLTGQMKGNGVLQRQKILRIEKDDMLQDAALVDAVLLSTRERGARAVWDVAPIRLVAVTHTDPLKIGLSTLVGRVADVPASEKRGAFVRLGKTGKRVSVPIAPGLLQTVYVGEFGYLDIGERIALDGEMGIIALDGEREVLVRRNERWSIVLDDSGPVKANISEIMKAGELGRLPQSGLVPV; this is encoded by the coding sequence GTGGACAGGAGGTCCATTAAACTGAAAAAGATCGGCCTCATCGTAAATCCGGCCTCCGGAAAAGACATCAGGCGTCTGGTGGCCCAAGGGGCGGTTTTTGGAAACCGTGAAAAAATAAACTACCTTCTGCGCATCTTGCGAGGACTCGACGGCATCCTTTACTCTCCAGTGGCGGTTGTCTATATGCCCGACCCTTATGGACTGGTCGAAGTGGCCCGGGATGAGGGCCGACATTGGTTGAAACACCTGGTTTTTCACGCTTGCCCGATGACCGTTTTCGGCGATGAGCAGGACACTCTTACCTTTACCGAGTACGCCGTCCGGGAGCAAGGTGTGGAGTTGATTCTGGTGGTCGGGGGAGACGGCACCAACCGGTTGGTGGCTAAAAAAAGCGGAACGACACCCCTTTTCCCAGTGTCTGCGGGGACCAACAATGTGTTTGCCGATACGATCGAACCAACCGTTGTGGGCATGGCGGCCGCTTACTATCTAACCGGACAGATGAAAGGAAACGGAGTCCTACAGCGACAGAAAATCCTGCGGATAGAAAAGGACGATATGCTCCAGGATGCGGCGCTGGTAGATGCTGTCCTGCTCTCCACCAGGGAACGGGGCGCCCGGGCAGTCTGGGACGTTGCGCCCATTCGTCTGGTCGCGGTGACCCATACCGACCCGTTGAAAATTGGGCTCAGTACCCTGGTCGGCCGGGTAGCTGATGTCCCCGCCTCGGAAAAACGTGGAGCGTTCGTCCGTTTAGGGAAAACCGGAAAACGTGTTTCGGTGCCTATTGCCCCGGGTTTACTCCAAACGGTGTACGTCGGTGAATTCGGCTATTTGGATATCGGAGAACGGATCGCCCTGGACGGGGAGATGGGGATAATCGCTCTGGACGGAGAAAGAGAAGTACTGGTTCGCCGGAACGAGCGGTGGTCGATTGTCCTTGACGACAGCGGTCCGGTCAAGGCCAACATTTCCGAAATCATGAAAGCGGGTGAACTTGGCCGCCTACCCCAATCCGGGTTGGTACCCGTTTGA
- a CDS encoding dihydrolipoamide acetyltransferase family protein → MAKSVIMPKLGLTMEEGVINRWLVKEGDQVEKGDVLFEVETDKVNMEVESPASGVLLKIIHREGETIPITQTVAYIGKKGEALPERVSDGGISPPEPGKAVEQISKTAASGADRALSLTGEVTTATSGSSRMKVSPLARKLAQQYEIDLSKISGTGPGGRIVKDDVERAQEARREVPGLTVPSRVEGVQPETVVARNQEAVPLSRMRRTIANRMLESTQNKPHFFVRQEIYAEELVHLRDRLLPVIEKHNGQRVSYTDIIIKMAARALLEFPMVNAYFTGDAIQMNSSVHIGLAVALDQGLIVPVIRDADKKGLADITAAVRDLSARARDGKLLPEEISGGTFTVSNLGMYGVDDFSAVINPPESAILACGAIRKKPYFDGATIVPAHLFTLTLSADHRIVDGAVAAHFMQFLKTLLEEPLTLLV, encoded by the coding sequence GTGGCTAAAAGCGTGATTATGCCCAAACTGGGCTTGACAATGGAAGAGGGCGTGATCAACAGATGGCTGGTAAAGGAAGGTGATCAGGTCGAAAAAGGGGACGTATTGTTCGAAGTCGAAACTGACAAAGTCAATATGGAGGTTGAGTCACCGGCCTCAGGCGTGCTGTTGAAGATCATACATCGGGAAGGAGAAACAATTCCGATCACCCAGACAGTAGCGTACATCGGTAAAAAAGGTGAAGCTTTGCCGGAGAGGGTATCGGATGGCGGAATTTCCCCGCCGGAACCCGGGAAAGCGGTGGAACAAATTTCGAAAACGGCCGCATCCGGTGCCGACCGGGCTCTTTCGCTAACCGGGGAAGTAACGACGGCCACTTCCGGCTCCAGTCGGATGAAAGTGTCGCCTTTAGCCAGAAAACTCGCTCAACAATATGAAATAGACCTCAGCAAAATCTCCGGAACCGGTCCCGGGGGGCGGATCGTCAAGGATGATGTGGAGCGGGCCCAAGAGGCACGACGGGAGGTTCCCGGGTTGACCGTACCTTCCCGGGTTGAAGGGGTACAACCGGAAACGGTGGTGGCGCGGAATCAGGAAGCGGTGCCGCTGTCCAGAATGCGCCGGACCATTGCCAACCGGATGCTGGAAAGTACCCAGAATAAACCTCACTTTTTCGTTCGCCAGGAAATCTATGCCGAAGAACTGGTCCACCTGCGGGACCGCCTGTTACCAGTAATTGAAAAACATAACGGTCAGCGGGTTTCCTACACCGATATCATCATTAAGATGGCGGCCCGGGCCCTCCTGGAATTCCCGATGGTCAACGCCTATTTTACCGGTGACGCAATTCAGATGAACTCCTCCGTTCATATCGGACTGGCTGTGGCTCTCGACCAGGGACTGATTGTCCCGGTTATTCGCGATGCAGACAAGAAGGGGCTGGCTGATATTACAGCGGCGGTTCGGGATCTCTCGGCCCGGGCCCGCGACGGCAAACTCCTACCCGAAGAGATCAGTGGGGGCACCTTTACGGTGAGTAACCTTGGGATGTACGGTGTCGATGATTTCTCCGCGGTGATCAACCCACCGGAGTCAGCGATTCTGGCCTGTGGGGCGATCAGGAAGAAACCGTATTTTGATGGCGCAACGATCGTGCCGGCTCATCTTTTCACCTTGACCCTTTCTGCCGATCACCGGATTGTGGATGGAGCTGTGGCGGCACATTTCATGCAGTTTTTGAAAACCTTGCTGGAAGAGCCTTTAACCCTGCTTGTATAA
- the xylB gene encoding xylulokinase: MRTFLGIDVGTTGCKALVVDESGELLAAASSEYPLYTPRPNWAEQNPGDWWQGTLSALRAALSQQGIEPAGVQGIGLTGQMHGSVFLDERGAVLRPAILWCDQRTAMECREITEIIGHERIMEINCNPVLAGFQAPKILWVKNNEPEIFQKIARVLLPKDYIRYCLTGDFATDVSDASGTSLFDVPGRRWSTEMIEGLGFQANWFPACFESPEITGVVRRDLALTLGLPPDIPVVAGGGDNAAGAIGTGIVSAGLVSASLGTSGVVFAFSDEVKVDLKGRVHTFCHAVPGKWHVMGVMLSAGGSFRWFRDVLGMEEKNLSTLLAKDGYEILTSEAALAPVGSEGLIFLPYLTGERTPHADPYARGVFFGLSLKHRKNELVRSVLEGVTFGMRDSFEIIREMGIPVEEVRAIGGGAKSSFWRQLQADIYQVPLQTVKVDEGPAFGAALLAAVGTGAFSSVEEACRQAVSTIDQILPDQTKTRIYEDIYRIYRDLYPALKGFYRRVSDLESW; the protein is encoded by the coding sequence GTGCGTACTTTTTTGGGAATCGATGTGGGAACGACTGGGTGCAAAGCCCTCGTGGTCGATGAATCGGGGGAGCTGCTAGCCGCCGCTTCATCGGAGTATCCCCTCTACACTCCCCGCCCGAATTGGGCGGAACAAAATCCCGGTGACTGGTGGCAGGGAACGCTGTCCGCCCTCCGGGCAGCGTTGAGTCAACAGGGGATCGAGCCGGCCGGTGTACAGGGAATCGGATTGACTGGACAGATGCATGGTTCGGTGTTTCTCGATGAGAGAGGAGCGGTTCTCCGGCCGGCGATCTTGTGGTGTGATCAGCGGACGGCTATGGAGTGCCGGGAAATCACCGAGATTATTGGGCATGAGCGGATCATGGAAATTAACTGTAACCCGGTCCTGGCGGGTTTTCAGGCGCCGAAAATCCTCTGGGTCAAAAACAACGAACCGGAAATATTTCAAAAAATAGCCCGGGTTCTCCTGCCCAAAGACTACATCCGTTATTGCCTGACCGGCGACTTTGCCACCGACGTGTCTGATGCTTCCGGGACGTCGCTTTTCGATGTACCGGGGCGCCGCTGGTCCACCGAGATGATCGAGGGACTGGGGTTCCAGGCCAACTGGTTCCCGGCTTGCTTCGAATCACCGGAAATAACCGGTGTGGTTCGCCGGGACCTTGCCCTCACCCTCGGTCTTCCACCGGACATCCCGGTCGTAGCCGGCGGGGGAGACAACGCGGCAGGAGCGATCGGCACCGGAATCGTCAGCGCCGGTCTGGTCTCGGCAAGCCTGGGAACTTCGGGGGTGGTATTTGCGTTCAGCGACGAAGTGAAGGTGGATTTGAAAGGAAGGGTCCATACCTTTTGTCATGCCGTTCCCGGGAAATGGCACGTGATGGGAGTGATGCTGTCCGCCGGAGGATCGTTCCGCTGGTTTCGGGATGTTTTGGGGATGGAGGAAAAGAACCTGTCCACCCTCCTGGCGAAGGATGGGTATGAAATACTTACATCAGAAGCCGCCTTGGCTCCGGTCGGCAGCGAGGGGCTCATTTTTTTGCCCTATCTGACCGGAGAGCGGACACCACATGCCGATCCCTATGCCCGGGGGGTGTTTTTCGGTCTCAGCCTCAAACATCGCAAGAATGAACTGGTTCGCTCAGTGCTGGAGGGGGTTACCTTTGGGATGCGGGATTCCTTTGAAATTATCAGGGAAATGGGGATTCCGGTCGAAGAGGTCCGGGCGATCGGCGGAGGGGCCAAGAGCTCTTTCTGGCGCCAGTTGCAGGCGGATATTTACCAGGTTCCTCTCCAGACGGTGAAGGTTGACGAGGGCCCTGCTTTTGGAGCGGCATTGCTCGCGGCGGTGGGAACCGGAGCGTTTTCCTCGGTGGAAGAAGCCTGCCGGCAAGCCGTGTCCACCATTGATCAAATACTTCCCGATCAAACGAAAACCCGGATTTATGAAGATATTTACCGGATTTATCGGGACCTTTATCCGGCATTGAAGGGATTCTATCGGCGGGTATCCGATCTGGAGAGTTGGTAG
- a CDS encoding PfkB family carbohydrate kinase: MDNKAISLGELLIDFVSTENGVTLKDAPGFEKAPGGAPANVAVSIAKLGIASYFIGKVGKDAFGDFLRETLELYGVNTQFLSTTGKAKTTLAFVSLTEEGERDFVFYRDPGADMLLDQGDIQEDCFSGSGVFHFGSITMTHEPSHSATFKAITLARKYGYLLSYDPNLRPALWKNTGDAREKIRRGLEYCDLVKLNEEETCFIADTHNLDEAIRFIRSRYDPPLLAITMGRDGSMLYYRDQLIRANGFPVKSVDTTGAGDGFVGGLVSSLAPFWNKIRDRQDVPEETLRFAVRYANAVGALTTLKKGAIPALPTRDEVELFIRENTL, translated from the coding sequence GTGGATAATAAAGCCATTAGTCTTGGTGAATTGCTCATCGATTTTGTTTCGACGGAAAATGGGGTCACCCTGAAAGACGCACCGGGATTCGAAAAGGCTCCCGGCGGTGCACCGGCCAACGTCGCAGTGAGCATAGCCAAACTCGGTATTGCGTCTTATTTTATCGGTAAAGTCGGTAAAGATGCGTTCGGGGATTTTCTGAGGGAAACCCTGGAGCTTTACGGCGTCAATACCCAGTTTCTCTCTACGACCGGGAAAGCGAAAACGACGTTGGCCTTTGTCTCCCTAACCGAAGAGGGAGAACGGGATTTTGTTTTTTACCGGGATCCGGGAGCGGACATGCTTCTCGATCAGGGCGATATCCAGGAAGATTGTTTTTCCGGATCAGGCGTGTTTCACTTTGGGTCGATCACTATGACTCACGAGCCTTCGCACAGTGCGACGTTCAAGGCCATTACGCTTGCGCGGAAATATGGATATCTCCTTTCTTATGACCCTAATCTCAGACCAGCGTTATGGAAAAACACCGGTGATGCCCGGGAAAAGATACGTCGGGGATTGGAGTATTGCGACTTGGTCAAGTTGAATGAAGAGGAAACCTGTTTTATTGCCGATACCCATAACCTTGACGAGGCGATCCGTTTCATTCGCAGCCGCTACGATCCACCTCTTCTGGCCATTACCATGGGTCGGGACGGATCGATGCTTTACTACCGAGATCAACTGATCCGTGCGAATGGTTTCCCGGTCAAGTCGGTGGACACCACTGGCGCCGGGGACGGTTTTGTAGGTGGTTTGGTCAGTTCACTCGCCCCGTTCTGGAATAAAATCCGGGATCGACAGGATGTGCCCGAGGAAACGCTTCGTTTCGCTGTCCGGTACGCCAATGCGGTCGGTGCGCTGACGACCCTGAAGAAAGGGGCTATTCCGGCTCTGCCCACGAGAGATGAGGTCGAACTCTTTATCAGGGAAAACACTCTGTGA
- a CDS encoding hexose kinase, which yields MIHVLCLNPALDHLLIINELYLDAVNRAAWSISTPGGKGINVARAIKTVGGEPLLHLFLGGMIGRKIGRALNKEIISFRAWPVEGETRITTVLHERLQKRHTVINVPGPPVRLSVIDRFYRFLDEIMMEGDYLVLSGSLSPGMRRDLYGCLMEMSTQKKVLSILDSSGDAFKWAFHFAPFMIKPNVEEAQEALGFPIRSLPDKVRAVREFRQKGVALVVLSDGPRGLVVGWESGVFFVSWPEEVKGGEYYIGSGDSMVGALVERLSRGLSVCEAVRFAAACGLANTFSPGAGFFDMNLADRLYRGITMTPVTGCERSVPDGSNH from the coding sequence GTGATTCATGTTTTATGCCTGAATCCGGCCCTTGACCATCTCCTGATCATAAATGAGCTTTATCTCGATGCGGTTAACCGGGCAGCTTGGTCGATATCCACTCCGGGAGGCAAGGGAATCAATGTCGCCCGGGCGATCAAGACAGTCGGTGGTGAGCCCCTCCTCCATCTTTTTCTGGGCGGAATGATCGGCCGGAAGATCGGCCGGGCGCTTAACAAAGAAATAATTTCTTTTCGGGCCTGGCCGGTAGAGGGGGAGACCAGAATTACCACCGTGCTCCATGAAAGGTTGCAGAAAAGGCATACTGTGATTAATGTGCCCGGCCCCCCGGTTCGTCTGTCGGTCATCGATCGGTTTTACCGGTTTCTTGACGAAATAATGATGGAGGGTGATTACCTGGTCCTTTCCGGATCGTTGTCCCCGGGGATGCGCCGCGATCTGTATGGGTGCCTGATGGAGATGTCTACACAAAAAAAGGTGCTTTCCATACTCGACAGTTCTGGAGATGCCTTCAAATGGGCTTTTCATTTTGCTCCGTTTATGATAAAACCTAATGTTGAAGAGGCTCAGGAGGCGCTTGGTTTCCCGATCCGATCTTTGCCGGACAAAGTCCGGGCTGTTCGTGAGTTCCGCCAAAAAGGCGTCGCCTTGGTTGTTCTTTCCGATGGACCCCGGGGATTGGTTGTCGGGTGGGAATCAGGTGTCTTTTTCGTGTCGTGGCCGGAGGAGGTGAAGGGAGGGGAATATTATATCGGATCTGGAGACAGCATGGTTGGTGCTCTGGTTGAAAGGCTTTCCCGGGGACTTTCGGTCTGCGAGGCCGTCCGGTTCGCCGCGGCCTGCGGCCTGGCCAATACATTTAGCCCGGGAGCCGGTTTCTTCGACATGAACCTGGCCGACCGTCTGTATCGCGGGATCACCATGACACCTGTCACTGGATGTGAAAGGAGTGTTCCGGATGGAAGTAATCATTAG
- the raiA gene encoding ribosome-associated translation inhibitor RaiA produces MEVIIRGENIDVQDKMRDYVTGKLTKLERFFHRLIDTTVTFRLERGRVKAEAMTTASGIVIRGEGIGPDWRSAFDMVVDKLERQIKKYKGKLEGRGALRAGEVFALGTEKSLLSSPSEEDTRVGEVVRTKKFVLRPISMEDAVLQMEMLGHSFFIYKDMDQDKVQVLYKRSDGDYGLIDPVY; encoded by the coding sequence ATGGAAGTAATCATTAGAGGCGAGAATATTGATGTACAAGATAAAATGAGGGACTATGTAACCGGGAAGCTGACGAAACTCGAGCGTTTTTTCCACCGCTTGATCGACACAACCGTGACCTTTCGCTTGGAAAGAGGACGGGTGAAGGCGGAAGCAATGACCACGGCCAGCGGGATCGTAATTCGGGGGGAAGGAATTGGACCAGACTGGCGCAGCGCTTTTGATATGGTTGTGGATAAGCTGGAACGTCAGATCAAGAAGTACAAAGGGAAACTCGAGGGGAGGGGAGCGTTGCGGGCCGGGGAAGTCTTTGCCCTTGGAACGGAGAAATCTTTATTGTCCTCTCCGAGCGAAGAGGACACCCGGGTTGGCGAAGTGGTGCGTACCAAGAAATTCGTTCTTCGACCGATAAGCATGGAAGATGCGGTGTTGCAAATGGAAATGCTCGGTCACAGTTTCTTTATCTATAAGGATATGGATCAAGACAAAGTTCAGGTGCTTTATAAAAGGAGTGACGGTGATTACGGCTTGATTGATCCGGTATACTGA
- a CDS encoding HD-GYP domain-containing protein — translation MDGLVKKWIFPCFVYGVIALGVLIFGLSVWYLDVSQVSLPLFVTFLLITFISEIMPIHLPYGTAISVSFAVVYAAILLVSPLFAALVAFGGMTLGTITGGLKKALFNGSQFALSAFASGLVFQYLRGYQFHWDTFVFYGAVFSSIIIFFLCNVLLIIAVVSMSSGTAVRTLWRQNINGIIIQYFAMFPFSLLLALIYTNIGYWGVVLFFIPLMVARYSFKLYADTKKSQLALLRALTAAIDAKDPYTRGHSARVAELSLAIAEKIRLSNRGREMLEYASLLHDVGKIGINDSILSKSSGLDDEEYLVVKEHPVIGEEIISEVDFLREAARFVRAHHERCDGSGYPDRKRGSEIPLEARILAVTDVFDALTSDRPYRKAYPVEEALRIMNNDERSFYDAEVLEALYVVLEDVRNHQ, via the coding sequence ATGGACGGTCTCGTAAAAAAATGGATTTTCCCCTGTTTCGTTTATGGGGTTATTGCCCTTGGTGTTCTTATCTTTGGGTTGTCTGTTTGGTATTTGGATGTCTCACAGGTTTCACTGCCCCTCTTTGTCACTTTTCTACTGATTACCTTCATTTCCGAGATCATGCCGATCCACCTTCCCTACGGTACCGCTATTTCCGTGAGTTTTGCCGTGGTGTATGCCGCTATTCTTCTGGTTTCTCCCCTATTCGCCGCCTTGGTGGCCTTTGGGGGTATGACCCTGGGGACTATCACCGGAGGCTTGAAAAAGGCGCTTTTCAACGGTTCCCAATTCGCCCTGTCGGCCTTTGCTTCCGGTCTGGTGTTCCAGTATCTGCGCGGATATCAGTTTCATTGGGATACCTTCGTTTTTTACGGAGCGGTTTTTTCTTCGATTATAATCTTTTTCCTTTGTAACGTTCTTTTAATCATCGCCGTGGTATCCATGTCCAGCGGGACAGCGGTGAGGACTCTTTGGCGGCAAAACATCAACGGAATCATTATCCAGTATTTTGCCATGTTTCCCTTTTCGTTGTTGCTTGCCCTCATCTATACCAACATTGGATACTGGGGGGTTGTCCTTTTTTTCATTCCGCTCATGGTCGCCCGGTATTCCTTCAAGCTTTATGCCGATACCAAGAAAAGTCAGCTGGCTCTTTTGCGAGCCCTGACGGCGGCAATCGATGCCAAAGATCCCTACACCCGCGGTCATTCAGCCCGGGTAGCGGAACTTTCCCTGGCCATAGCCGAGAAAATCCGCCTCTCGAATCGGGGGCGGGAAATGCTCGAATACGCTTCACTCCTTCATGACGTGGGGAAGATCGGGATTAACGATTCAATTTTAAGTAAATCGAGCGGTTTAGACGATGAAGAATACCTGGTGGTCAAAGAGCATCCAGTGATCGGTGAGGAAATCATAAGCGAAGTAGATTTCCTCAGGGAAGCGGCTCGTTTCGTCCGTGCCCATCACGAGCGATGTGACGGATCCGGCTATCCCGACCGGAAACGTGGCAGCGAGATTCCGCTCGAAGCACGCATACTGGCGGTTACCGATGTTTTTGATGCTTTGACCTCGGACCGGCCCTACCGAAAAGCCTACCCTGTTGAGGAAGCCCTGCGGATAATGAACAATGATGAACGCTCATTTTACGATGCGGAAGTGCTCGAAGCGCTTTATGTCGTATTGGAGGACGTAAGAAACCATCAATGA
- a CDS encoding DUF5317 family protein: protein MMLADFIIYGILAGWVTGGKLGYLKQIKMPFFWLIIVGFLVRYVVLALFPADFIWLTLVGMSVVFIATTLSYRLPGMLLIAAGTMCNIAVMAVNQGRMPVSLPLARQLGLGALVERFYAGHFPDYVAMTSATPLAWLGDIVPYYSLLYVQPFVVSIGDYLLGIGIIWFLVQAMNGRRGR, encoded by the coding sequence ATGATGCTGGCTGATTTTATTATTTATGGGATCCTGGCCGGTTGGGTCACGGGAGGCAAGCTCGGCTATCTAAAACAGATCAAAATGCCTTTTTTTTGGCTGATCATTGTCGGGTTTCTGGTTCGTTATGTCGTGTTGGCGCTTTTCCCCGCTGATTTTATCTGGTTGACCTTAGTGGGAATGAGCGTTGTATTTATTGCTACAACGCTCTCATATCGGTTACCCGGCATGCTCCTGATTGCCGCTGGAACGATGTGTAATATTGCGGTCATGGCGGTCAACCAGGGACGGATGCCGGTATCCCTCCCCCTTGCCCGTCAACTGGGCCTTGGAGCCTTGGTCGAGCGTTTCTATGCCGGTCATTTTCCGGATTATGTCGCAATGACGAGCGCAACCCCTCTGGCGTGGCTCGGTGACATAGTTCCTTATTACTCCCTCTTGTATGTTCAGCCGTTTGTTGTGAGTATCGGTGACTACCTTTTGGGTATCGGAATTATCTGGTTTTTGGTCCAGGCCATGAACGGAAGAAGAGGCCGCTAG